One window of the Asticcacaulis sp. SL142 genome contains the following:
- a CDS encoding glycoside hydrolase family 97 protein: protein MRISLVTGLSKAVFMFVFTLIASLAIAIAAYADQVATATSPGGQLAVRIMTGNEGHITYAIDRKGVEVISPSKLGFILADQPKLERNMALTSQAQSRHDETWELPWGERQFVRNDYTELRLGFTEKTGLKRQLTVVFRLYDNGFGFRYEFPDQPQLKTVKIVEELTEFSVTEPATAWWIPAGEWNRYEYLYNKTPLNEVSQAHTPITLKTTSGLHMAFHEAALVDYSAMWLRRVSGQTLKANLSPHGDGPKVTRNAPFNTPWRTVQMADTGGGLVENDLVLNLNEPNALGDVSWVKPYKYVGIWWDMHLNNSTWGSGPKHGATTKKAKDYIDFAAKNGLRGVLVEGWNMGWDGDWFANGDDFDFTKAYPDFDIEGLAAYAKKKKVHIVGHHETAGNIAVYEPQLEAALDLYQRLGIDSIKTGYVADAGGVKARDADGNIFYTWHDGQVMSRHHLKVVTEAAKRKIAINPHEPIKDTGLRRTYPNWVAREGARGMEYNAWGQPPNPPEHEINLVFTRLLSGPMDYAPGVLSLEGAGQPLQSTVARQLALYVVIYSPIQMAADTIENYRKHMKPFEFIKDVPTDWADTKVLNGEVGDYVTIVRKDKASADWYLGAATDEDGRTLEVALSFLEPGKVYTAQIYRDADDTDYRTDTRHHYVIEQKTVTATDHLTLKLAPGGGQAIRFVAAKSR from the coding sequence ATGCGCATATCACTCGTCACGGGCTTATCAAAAGCCGTCTTCATGTTCGTGTTCACCTTGATCGCTAGTCTGGCGATAGCTATTGCCGCCTACGCCGATCAGGTCGCCACCGCGACGTCACCTGGCGGGCAGCTTGCCGTTCGGATCATGACCGGCAATGAAGGCCACATCACCTATGCCATTGATCGCAAGGGTGTTGAGGTCATTTCGCCCTCAAAGCTCGGCTTCATTCTGGCTGATCAGCCTAAGCTCGAACGTAACATGGCCCTGACCTCGCAGGCGCAGTCCCGCCACGATGAGACCTGGGAACTGCCGTGGGGGGAGCGGCAGTTCGTGCGCAACGATTATACTGAACTGCGCTTAGGTTTTACTGAAAAGACCGGCCTCAAGCGGCAGTTGACGGTCGTGTTCCGGCTCTATGACAATGGCTTTGGCTTTCGCTATGAGTTCCCCGATCAGCCGCAGTTAAAGACGGTGAAAATCGTTGAGGAGCTGACCGAGTTTTCGGTCACGGAACCGGCCACCGCCTGGTGGATCCCGGCGGGGGAATGGAACCGCTATGAATATCTCTATAACAAGACCCCGCTTAATGAAGTCAGTCAGGCCCATACGCCCATAACGCTCAAAACCACGTCTGGCCTGCATATGGCGTTTCATGAGGCGGCCTTGGTTGACTATTCGGCCATGTGGCTGCGTCGGGTGAGCGGGCAAACGCTTAAGGCCAATCTGTCACCGCATGGCGATGGCCCCAAGGTTACCCGCAACGCCCCGTTCAATACCCCGTGGCGCACCGTGCAGATGGCTGATACCGGCGGGGGGCTGGTCGAAAATGATCTGGTGCTGAACCTCAATGAACCCAATGCCCTGGGGGACGTGAGTTGGGTTAAGCCCTACAAATATGTCGGCATCTGGTGGGACATGCACCTCAATAACAGCACTTGGGGTTCCGGCCCTAAGCATGGCGCGACCACGAAGAAGGCCAAAGATTATATCGATTTTGCAGCCAAAAATGGCCTGCGCGGGGTGCTGGTCGAAGGCTGGAACATGGGCTGGGATGGCGACTGGTTTGCCAATGGCGATGACTTTGATTTCACCAAGGCTTATCCCGATTTTGATATCGAAGGACTGGCCGCCTATGCCAAAAAGAAGAAAGTCCATATCGTTGGCCACCATGAAACGGCGGGCAATATCGCGGTTTACGAGCCGCAGCTTGAGGCCGCGCTCGATCTTTATCAGCGCCTTGGCATCGACAGCATCAAGACCGGCTATGTGGCGGATGCGGGCGGGGTTAAGGCCCGCGATGCCGACGGCAATATTTTCTACACCTGGCATGACGGTCAGGTTATGTCGCGCCACCACCTGAAAGTCGTCACCGAAGCGGCCAAGCGCAAAATCGCCATCAATCCGCATGAGCCGATCAAGGATACGGGCTTGCGGCGTACCTATCCCAACTGGGTGGCACGCGAAGGCGCGCGCGGTATGGAATATAATGCCTGGGGCCAGCCGCCCAACCCGCCGGAGCATGAGATCAATCTGGTCTTTACGCGCCTGTTGTCCGGGCCCATGGACTATGCGCCGGGGGTCTTAAGCCTTGAGGGCGCGGGCCAGCCCTTGCAATCGACCGTAGCGCGGCAACTGGCGCTCTATGTGGTGATCTATTCGCCCATTCAGATGGCGGCCGATACGATCGAGAACTACCGCAAACACATGAAACCGTTTGAGTTTATCAAGGACGTGCCGACCGATTGGGCAGACACCAAAGTCCTCAATGGCGAGGTTGGGGATTATGTCACCATCGTCCGCAAGGATAAGGCGTCTGCCGACTGGTATCTGGGGGCGGCCACCGATGAAGATGGGCGCACGCTTGAGGTGGCGCTCAGTTTCCTTGAGCCGGGCAAGGTCTACACAGCGCAAATCTATCGTGACGCGGACGATACTGACTACCGCACCGATACCCGCCACCACTATGTCATCGAGCAAAAGACCGTGACGGCCACCGATCACTTGACGCTTAAGCTGGCACCCGGTGGAGGGCAGGCCATCCGGTTTGTGGCTGCAAAATCAAGATAG
- a CDS encoding LacI family DNA-binding transcriptional regulator yields MNKTKTRLEDLAKIAGVSVATVSRALNDSPAINRVTKRRIWDIARENHYFSGHDLPISLSGIQATIAIVIPPPQGRDGRFNDPFYLELISGVGEAARDMGCDLLLSHLTPRNQHDLSKLMQNIRADGVIFLGQSYFHERFNQLAKGPHKFIVWGAELNGQTYCSIGSNNVQGGARATAHLARLGRRKIVFLGDTDAPEIKQRYDGYVAALTENNIAFDPRLVVPAHFDIAAGESAIAGLLAKGIKIDGVFAASDVIAVGAIKGLTRAGLQVPHDVSVVGYDNIQLSSFTHPALTTISQDLGRAGKLMVSKLIGALSNTEIRSERLSTELVVRESCGG; encoded by the coding sequence GTGAATAAAACCAAGACCCGTCTGGAAGATCTGGCCAAAATCGCCGGAGTGTCGGTGGCGACCGTATCGCGGGCGCTCAATGACTCACCGGCGATCAACCGTGTCACTAAGCGGCGCATCTGGGACATTGCCCGCGAAAACCACTACTTTTCCGGCCATGACCTGCCGATTTCCTTAAGCGGTATTCAGGCGACCATTGCCATTGTTATTCCCCCGCCCCAGGGCCGTGACGGGCGTTTTAATGACCCGTTTTATCTGGAGTTGATCTCTGGCGTGGGGGAAGCGGCCCGTGATATGGGCTGCGATCTATTGCTGTCGCATCTGACGCCGCGTAACCAGCATGACCTGTCGAAGCTGATGCAGAATATCCGCGCCGATGGGGTGATTTTTCTGGGCCAGAGCTATTTTCACGAACGCTTCAACCAACTGGCCAAAGGGCCGCATAAGTTCATCGTCTGGGGGGCTGAACTGAACGGGCAGACCTATTGTTCGATCGGGTCCAACAATGTGCAGGGTGGGGCGCGCGCTACGGCCCATCTGGCGCGGTTGGGGCGGCGTAAAATCGTCTTTCTGGGCGATACCGATGCCCCTGAAATCAAGCAGCGCTACGATGGTTATGTGGCGGCCCTAACGGAAAATAATATCGCCTTTGATCCCCGTCTGGTCGTGCCCGCCCATTTTGATATTGCGGCGGGTGAAAGCGCCATCGCCGGTTTGCTGGCCAAGGGCATAAAGATCGATGGCGTCTTTGCCGCCTCCGATGTCATTGCGGTCGGGGCCATTAAGGGGCTGACGCGGGCGGGACTTCAGGTGCCGCACGATGTCTCGGTCGTCGGCTATGACAATATTCAGCTTTCCAGTTTTACCCATCCGGCGCTGACGACGATCTCTCAGGATCTGGGACGGGCAGGTAAGCTGATGGTCTCCAAACTGATTGGCGCCCTGTCGAATACCGAGATCCGCTCTGAGCGTTTATCCACCGAACTGGTGGTGCGTGAGTCGTGCGGCGGATAG
- a CDS encoding TonB-dependent receptor, whose protein sequence is MFYISGSASPHIRKKRLTVSAIALTVACGFSAPAFAQEAAPTTAADSDVTEVVVTGIRRGIQNAIATKKGNANIVEVVSAEDIGKLPDQSIAESIARLPGIAAQRTNGRAQTLSIRGLGPDYTVTTLNGREQVSTNDNRSVEFDQFPSELINQVLIYKTPNAAMTTQGIAGTADLQTVRPLAYGRKAIALNVRKEYNSEDAAVAGLSNEGERYSINYIDQFFDKTLGVALGYARTTSPYQVTRLEPWGDGDLPTLPSGEFIPGGQKSAVQSSNLERDGYMAVVEWRPNDRLRMTFDAYYSEFEELQRIARLEYPLYWSSSALQPGYTTEGGYVTSGTFTGVKTVVENYTNQRQSTVQAFGVNTIYNLNDQWTLIADISTQKVERDDIIIESTAGTGPSGSGATDTIDFRNTGENNAYVLSGVLDYSDFNTIFLTDPGGWGGVTNRAGFFRAPHVEDEMDIIKLAVERTVGAGPINKVTFGVSRNDHTKSKDDYAAYMSLGTVAQLVVPEKYRLGTTDASFLGNTSGMISYDSLAMYRDGLFTLVQSSDASELKRDWSVSETIDVVFLKGDIDTTFFGIPVTGNVGIQVQKAEQEATSLFLSDTENRIVTDGDDYMETLPSLNLNFQVAEDMTVRVGAGTTLARPRMDDMSAGTTYDAKMNTETPVLFSGNAYAWSGSGGNAQIRPWKANAFDVSIEKYFGRKGYVSAALFYKDLTSFIYNRTVLKDYTGAPLPSKCYESGSNNTVQRIDPVTNIWVCSLADEFRTGITSAQANGEGGWIKGAEFTVSVPGEMIHPILDGFGAILTASFNDSEINPSGSAVIPVPGLSEKIINSTVYYEKHGFSARVSSRYRGDFTGEVPDFTNALQNRTVREETVVDAQMSYTFQDGPLKDLAISVSGSNLTNEPFYLYKGNNVVKEEKYGSTYLVGLSYKF, encoded by the coding sequence ATGTTCTATATCTCAGGCTCTGCATCCCCCCACATCCGTAAAAAAAGACTGACCGTCAGCGCCATAGCGCTGACCGTGGCCTGCGGGTTTTCCGCACCCGCCTTTGCGCAAGAGGCCGCCCCCACTACGGCCGCTGACTCTGACGTCACCGAAGTCGTCGTCACCGGCATCCGCCGGGGTATCCAGAACGCCATCGCCACCAAGAAGGGCAATGCCAATATCGTCGAAGTGGTCTCTGCCGAAGACATCGGCAAGCTGCCGGACCAGTCGATCGCCGAATCGATCGCGCGCCTGCCCGGTATTGCGGCCCAGCGCACCAATGGCCGCGCCCAGACCCTGTCGATCCGGGGCCTTGGCCCTGACTATACGGTGACCACCCTGAACGGGCGTGAGCAGGTCTCGACCAATGACAATCGCTCCGTCGAATTTGACCAGTTCCCGTCCGAACTGATCAATCAGGTGCTGATCTACAAAACCCCGAACGCCGCCATGACCACGCAAGGTATTGCCGGGACCGCCGATCTGCAAACCGTGCGCCCGCTGGCCTATGGACGCAAAGCCATCGCGCTCAATGTGCGCAAGGAGTACAACTCAGAAGACGCGGCGGTCGCGGGCCTCAGCAATGAAGGTGAGCGCTATTCGATCAACTATATCGATCAGTTCTTTGACAAGACTTTAGGTGTGGCCCTGGGCTATGCCCGCACGACCTCGCCCTATCAGGTTACGCGCCTTGAGCCGTGGGGTGATGGCGATCTGCCGACCCTGCCGAGCGGCGAGTTCATCCCCGGCGGCCAGAAAAGCGCGGTTCAGTCCTCAAACCTTGAGCGTGACGGCTATATGGCGGTGGTCGAGTGGCGGCCCAATGACCGCCTGCGCATGACCTTTGATGCCTACTATTCCGAATTCGAAGAACTGCAGCGCATCGCCCGCCTTGAATATCCGCTGTACTGGTCGTCATCGGCCCTGCAACCGGGCTATACGACCGAGGGCGGTTATGTGACCTCCGGCACCTTTACCGGCGTCAAGACGGTGGTGGAAAACTACACCAACCAGCGCCAGTCGACCGTGCAGGCCTTTGGGGTCAATACGATCTATAATCTGAACGATCAGTGGACCCTGATCGCCGATATTTCGACCCAAAAAGTCGAACGCGATGACATTATCATTGAATCGACCGCCGGCACCGGCCCTTCGGGCAGTGGCGCAACCGACACTATCGATTTCCGCAATACCGGTGAGAACAATGCCTATGTGCTGTCGGGCGTCCTCGACTATTCCGACTTCAACACCATCTTCCTGACCGATCCGGGCGGGTGGGGCGGGGTGACCAACCGCGCAGGCTTCTTCCGCGCACCGCACGTCGAAGATGAAATGGATATCATCAAGCTGGCGGTCGAGCGCACCGTTGGCGCCGGGCCGATCAATAAGGTCACCTTTGGCGTCAGCCGCAACGATCATACCAAGTCCAAGGACGACTATGCCGCCTATATGAGCTTAGGGACAGTCGCTCAACTGGTGGTGCCGGAGAAATACCGTCTGGGCACGACCGATGCGTCCTTCCTGGGCAATACATCAGGCATGATTTCCTATGACTCGCTGGCCATGTATCGCGACGGCCTGTTTACGCTGGTTCAGTCGTCAGATGCCAGTGAGTTGAAGCGCGACTGGTCGGTGTCGGAAACCATCGATGTGGTCTTCCTCAAGGGCGATATCGACACGACTTTCTTTGGCATCCCCGTCACCGGCAATGTCGGTATTCAGGTGCAGAAGGCCGAGCAGGAAGCGACCTCACTGTTCCTAAGCGACACGGAAAACCGTATCGTCACCGATGGCGACGACTATATGGAAACCTTACCGAGCCTGAACCTGAACTTTCAGGTGGCTGAGGACATGACGGTGCGGGTCGGCGCTGGCACCACACTGGCGCGGCCGCGCATGGACGACATGTCGGCGGGCACCACCTACGATGCCAAGATGAACACGGAGACACCGGTGCTGTTCAGCGGCAATGCCTATGCATGGTCCGGCAGCGGCGGCAACGCCCAGATCCGCCCGTGGAAGGCCAATGCCTTTGACGTGTCGATCGAAAAGTATTTCGGCCGCAAGGGTTATGTGTCGGCGGCCCTGTTCTATAAAGACCTGACCTCCTTTATCTATAACCGTACCGTGCTTAAGGACTATACCGGCGCGCCGCTACCCAGCAAATGCTATGAGTCCGGCTCCAACAATACAGTGCAACGTATTGATCCGGTGACCAATATCTGGGTCTGTTCGTTGGCGGATGAGTTCCGCACAGGCATCACCTCGGCTCAGGCCAATGGCGAAGGCGGCTGGATCAAGGGCGCCGAGTTCACCGTCTCCGTGCCGGGGGAAATGATCCATCCGATTCTGGATGGTTTCGGCGCCATCCTGACCGCCAGCTTCAACGATTCTGAGATCAATCCGTCGGGCAGCGCCGTTATTCCGGTGCCGGGCCTGTCTGAAAAGATCATCAACAGCACGGTCTATTACGAAAAGCATGGCTTCTCGGCACGGGTGTCGAGTCGTTATCGCGGCGACTTCACCGGCGAAGTGCCGGACTTCACCAACGCTCTGCAAAACCGGACAGTGCGTGAAGAAACCGTCGTTGATGCCCAGATGAGCTATACCTTCCAGGATGGCCCGCTTAAGGATCTGGCCATTTCGGTGTCCGGCTCCAACCTGACCAATGAGCCCTTCTACCTCTATAAGGGCAACAACGTGGTCAAGGAAGAAAAGTACGGCTCAACCTATCTGGTGGGCCTGAGCTACAAGTTCTAA
- a CDS encoding tryptophan halogenase family protein: protein MKSEAIKRVVIVGGGTAGWLSAAMLARVVNRSIEIVLVESEEIGTVGVGEATIPPLANLFIFLGIPEHEMLAAVQGTYKLGIEFVDWYQKGHRYTHAFGSPGRDLGIVPFYEYWLKEHLAGRGGSLWDYSLNDLAAQAGRFAPLKQLPNAPMAGLTHAWHFDAGLLAQYLRRVCEAQGVTRREGMVAGVNLHGEDGFIDSLTLSDGAVINGDLFIDCSGFRGLLIEGALKAGYEEWTHFLPCDRAIAVPCASTQMLLPYTRATAHSAGWQWRIPLQHRIGNGHVFSSAFMTEDEARQILMNNLDGKALADPRTLSFTTGRRKASWVKNCVAFGLSSGFMEPLESTSIHLVQSGMTRFLKFFPDKGFSPLEIAEYNRLTAHEYELIRDFLVLHYKATQRDDSDFWNHCRTMAIPDSLAHKIDYFREHGRLIIEEADLFRDSNWAQVLIGQGIIPKSPSPLTLTVSDEKLAEYMANIRQLLSATVAGLPDHGAYVTQNCRAKID from the coding sequence ATGAAGTCTGAGGCGATTAAACGGGTAGTGATTGTCGGCGGCGGCACGGCGGGTTGGCTGTCGGCGGCCATGCTGGCGCGAGTGGTCAACCGCTCCATTGAGATTGTGCTGGTTGAGTCTGAGGAGATCGGCACGGTCGGGGTGGGGGAAGCGACCATTCCGCCGCTGGCTAATCTGTTTATCTTTCTGGGTATCCCTGAGCATGAGATGCTGGCGGCGGTTCAGGGCACCTATAAGCTGGGCATCGAATTTGTTGACTGGTACCAGAAAGGCCATCGCTACACCCATGCCTTTGGCAGTCCGGGCCGCGATCTGGGCATTGTGCCGTTTTACGAATACTGGCTGAAGGAACATCTGGCCGGACGGGGCGGATCGCTGTGGGACTATAGCCTCAATGATCTGGCCGCCCAGGCGGGCCGGTTTGCGCCATTGAAACAATTGCCAAATGCCCCGATGGCAGGCCTTACCCATGCCTGGCATTTCGATGCGGGCCTGCTGGCTCAGTATCTGCGGCGAGTGTGCGAGGCGCAAGGTGTCACGCGGCGCGAAGGGATGGTTGCCGGTGTCAATCTGCACGGTGAAGATGGCTTTATCGATAGCCTGACCCTGAGTGATGGGGCCGTAATCAATGGCGACCTGTTTATCGACTGTTCCGGTTTTCGGGGGCTGCTGATCGAGGGCGCTCTCAAGGCCGGATATGAGGAGTGGACGCATTTTTTGCCGTGCGACCGGGCGATTGCTGTGCCGTGCGCGTCAACGCAGATGCTATTGCCCTATACGCGCGCCACGGCCCATAGCGCGGGCTGGCAATGGCGCATTCCCTTGCAGCACCGTATCGGCAACGGCCATGTGTTCTCAAGTGCCTTCATGACTGAGGATGAGGCGCGGCAAATCCTGATGAATAATCTGGACGGCAAAGCCTTGGCCGACCCCCGAACCCTAAGCTTCACCACAGGCCGGCGCAAAGCCAGTTGGGTCAAAAACTGCGTCGCCTTTGGCCTGTCGTCCGGCTTTATGGAACCGCTGGAATCGACCAGTATCCATCTGGTGCAATCGGGCATGACGCGGTTCCTTAAATTCTTTCCGGATAAGGGCTTTAGTCCGCTTGAAATCGCCGAATATAACCGCTTGACCGCCCACGAATATGAACTGATCCGCGATTTTCTGGTGCTGCACTATAAGGCGACGCAGCGCGACGACAGCGATTTCTGGAACCATTGCCGCACTATGGCAATCCCCGACAGTCTGGCGCACAAGATCGACTATTTCCGAGAGCATGGCAGGTTGATTATCGAAGAGGCCGACCTGTTCCGCGACAGCAATTGGGCGCAGGTACTGATCGGGCAGGGGATTATCCCGAAATCACCGTCGCCCCTGACCCTGACGGTCAGCGACGAAAAACTGGCGGAGTACATGGCAAATATCCGCCAACTCCTCAGCGCCACAGTCGCGGGCTTGCCCGATCACGGGGCCTATGTGACGCAGAATTGCCGGGCGAAAATTGATTAA
- a CDS encoding alpha-amylase family glycosyl hydrolase — MTLKTFAACIGALCLAVGAEAAPAVDVSTVAAQPKDTGLGAGWNRRATFMEIFVRSYQDSDGDGIGDFNGLTARLDYLKDLGVTGIWLMPIHPSADKDHNYAVTDYRAINPDFGTMADFERFLSEAHKRGIGVIIDYVVNHSANDNPIFVDAARSTLSAYRDWYIFADTDPKWQGFSWGPWRQNKVGGGYFYGLFDDQMPDFNLKNPEALGYHADNFRFWLNKGVDGFRIDAVTMLVENGPTAYMDQPENLEILKQLNAVVKSYGNRYLICEASEQPALYAGEACTNSFAFGTQKEIKDSAKSGRLSEKLAAVLSSEKRPLMPLVLQSHDSYVGDRLIHEFAGNEGAYRVAAAISILASDTPFSYYGEEIGMANNGKYDDPGLRAPMSWDATQGHGFTTAAKPYRPYAVNADTHNVTAQTGVKTSLLEYYRALYMARQRYPVLADGQFSLISKAGDDHLIFAREKDGVQARVLINLTGAPQTLSVAGTGVWTSALDSTQLTAQGGTVVVTLPTHGVAAYVKVW, encoded by the coding sequence ATGACGCTCAAAACCTTCGCCGCCTGTATCGGCGCACTGTGCCTTGCTGTTGGCGCCGAAGCTGCGCCCGCCGTTGATGTCTCAACGGTAGCGGCCCAACCCAAAGACACCGGCCTTGGGGCCGGCTGGAACAGGCGCGCGACCTTTATGGAAATCTTTGTGCGCTCCTATCAGGACAGCGACGGCGACGGTATTGGCGATTTCAACGGCCTGACCGCGCGGCTGGATTACCTAAAAGACTTGGGCGTGACCGGTATCTGGCTGATGCCCATCCATCCGTCGGCCGATAAGGATCATAACTATGCGGTCACCGATTACCGGGCCATCAACCCTGATTTTGGCACCATGGCCGATTTCGAGCGCTTTTTGAGCGAGGCCCATAAGCGCGGCATTGGCGTCATCATCGACTATGTGGTCAATCATTCAGCCAATGATAATCCGATCTTTGTGGATGCGGCGCGCTCGACCTTAAGCGCGTACCGTGACTGGTATATTTTTGCAGATACCGATCCGAAGTGGCAGGGCTTTTCCTGGGGGCCGTGGCGTCAGAATAAGGTCGGGGGCGGTTATTTCTACGGCCTGTTCGATGATCAGATGCCGGATTTCAACCTAAAAAACCCCGAAGCTTTAGGCTATCATGCCGATAATTTCCGCTTCTGGCTGAATAAGGGTGTCGATGGCTTCCGTATCGATGCCGTGACCATGCTGGTCGAAAATGGGCCCACCGCCTATATGGATCAGCCCGAAAATCTTGAGATTTTGAAACAGTTAAACGCCGTCGTGAAATCCTATGGCAACCGCTATCTGATCTGTGAGGCGTCGGAACAGCCCGCCCTTTATGCCGGTGAGGCCTGCACCAATTCGTTTGCGTTCGGCACCCAAAAAGAGATCAAGGACAGCGCCAAATCAGGCCGCCTGTCGGAAAAACTGGCCGCAGTGCTCAGCAGTGAAAAACGCCCGCTGATGCCGCTGGTGCTGCAAAGCCATGACAGTTACGTCGGCGACCGGCTGATCCATGAATTTGCCGGCAATGAGGGTGCCTACCGTGTGGCGGCGGCGATCTCTATATTGGCCTCCGATACGCCGTTTTCTTACTATGGCGAAGAAATCGGCATGGCCAATAATGGCAAGTATGATGATCCGGGCCTACGCGCGCCGATGTCGTGGGACGCCACACAGGGGCACGGCTTTACGACCGCAGCCAAACCCTATCGCCCCTATGCCGTCAATGCGGATACCCACAATGTGACGGCTCAAACCGGCGTGAAAACAAGTTTGCTGGAATATTACCGCGCGCTCTACATGGCTCGTCAACGCTATCCAGTGCTGGCCGACGGGCAGTTTAGCCTGATCTCCAAAGCCGGTGACGATCATCTGATCTTTGCCCGCGAAAAGGACGGCGTGCAGGCGCGGGTGCTGATCAACCTGACCGGCGCGCCGCAAACCCTGTCTGTGGCGGGGACGGGTGTGTGGACATCCGCGCTGGATAGCACGCAACTGACGGCGCAGGGCGGCACGGTTGTGGTCACTCTGCCGACCCACGGCGTCGCCGCCTATGTTAAGGTCTGGTGA
- the hutC gene encoding histidine utilization repressor: MTALSDPGKPALPLHVQIRRDLEDQIRSGRLVPGQKVAFEHELMTVYNCSRMTVNKAMSALSAAGLIERRKRAGTFVKLPRLDSTVIDIPDIQIDITARGESYGFELIERRVRTAVTAKERELAGEDGRVLSLTGLHLASGKPLAVEERLINLAAVPEAEAVDFSRLSPGHWLLEAVPWTQVENEISATEADAELTRRLGIEKGQACLVLDRRTWRGPERITTVRQTYDGTRYRLIAHFDAMRRNAITRP; this comes from the coding sequence ATGACCGCCCTCAGCGACCCTGGTAAGCCCGCCCTACCGCTGCATGTCCAGATCCGGCGCGACCTTGAGGATCAAATCCGTTCCGGCCGGCTGGTACCGGGGCAAAAGGTGGCTTTTGAGCACGAGTTGATGACGGTCTATAACTGCTCACGCATGACGGTCAATAAGGCCATGTCGGCCTTGAGCGCGGCGGGACTGATTGAGCGCCGTAAGCGGGCGGGCACCTTCGTTAAGCTGCCCCGCCTCGATTCGACCGTCATCGACATACCCGATATCCAGATCGACATTACCGCGCGCGGAGAGTCTTACGGCTTTGAACTGATTGAGCGGCGCGTCCGCACGGCCGTAACCGCAAAAGAGCGCGAACTGGCCGGAGAGGATGGCCGGGTCTTGAGCCTGACGGGCCTTCATCTGGCATCGGGAAAGCCTCTGGCGGTCGAAGAACGATTGATCAATCTGGCCGCTGTGCCGGAGGCCGAAGCCGTCGATTTCAGCCGCCTGTCACCCGGTCACTGGCTGCTGGAGGCCGTGCCGTGGACGCAGGTGGAAAATGAGATCAGCGCGACCGAGGCTGATGCCGAACTGACGCGGCGGCTGGGGATCGAAAAAGGTCAGGCTTGCCTCGTGCTCGACCGGCGCACCTGGCGCGGGCCAGAGCGCATCACCACAGTGCGTCAGACCTATGATGGCACGCGCTACAGGCTTATAGCTCACTTTGATGCCATGAGGCGCAACGCCATCACCAGACCTTAA